Within Pseudomonas brassicacearum, the genomic segment TCGCCATGCTCAGGGTGCGCAAAATGATGTCGAAATTGGAGGGTTGGAACAGCGCCGCGAAATTCGTCAGGGTCAGGTCCGGCGTGACCGTCATGGTGAAGTCGTCGAAGGTATAGAAACCCTGCCACAGCAAGGTCAGCAGCGAGCCCAGGTAGATCGCGCCGAACCAGATCAGCGGCGGCACCAGCAACATCGACAGGTACAGGTTGGGCCGTCGGTACAGCAGGTTGGAAAACCGTCGCAACGGTGAGCCGGACGTGGGCTTTGGAGTGATGGCCAAGCTGCTCATCTCACACCTCGCCACTGACGGTGTCGTGCAGTGCGACCATCGCCTCCCGCGCCCAGCGTACGCTCAGGTGCTGGCCGGTCTGGTGCTGGGCCGTGTCGTCGAGCCACTGGGTGTTGGCCTGGCTGAGGTTCAGGGTCTGGCCGTTGGCAAGTTTCAACTCGTAGCGCGTGGCGCTGCCCTGGTACTGGATGTCGTGCAGCAGGCCGTGGACTTCGATCTCACCACTGGCCAACGGGCCCTCGGCGAAACGCACATGTTCCGGGCGGATCGAGAACGGTTGTGGATGACCGCTCAGTTCTCGGGCCAGCTCGCCACGAATCACGTTGGAGGTGCCGACGAATTCGGCGACGAAGGTGGTTGCCGGTTTCATGTACAAGTTGCGTGGGGTGTCGACTTGTTCGATACGGCCCTTGTTGAACACGGCCACGCGGTCGGACATCGACAGTGCTTCGGTCTGGTCGTGGGTGACGAAAATGAAGGTAATGCCTAGCTGGCGTTGCAGCTTTTTCAATTCGCCCTGCATCTGTTCGCGCAGCTTCAGGTCGAGGGCGCCCAGGGGTTCATCGAGCAGCAATACCCGTGGACGATTGACCAGCGCTCGGGCCAGGGCCACGCGTTGGCGCTGGCCGCCGGAGAGCTGCACCGGCTTGCGTTCGCCGTAGCCGCCCAGGGCGACCATCTCCAGCGCTTCGTCGGCGCGCTGGATGCGCTCGGACTTGGCGACACCTTTGACTTTCAGGCCGTAGGCCACGTTGTCGCGCACGTTCATATGGGGGAAGAGGGCGTAATCCTGGAACACTGTGTTGACGTCCCGCTGGTACGGCGCAAGCCCGGTGGCCTCTTCGCCGTGGATGCGGATCGAGCCGGCACTGGGTTGCTCGAACCCGGCGATCAGCCGCAGGCAGGTGGTCTTGCCCGAGCCGGACGGGCCCAGCATGGAAAAGAACTCGCCGTCCTGAATGTCGATGCAAACCCGGTCAACGGCCTTCACATCGCCGAACTGACGGGATACCTGGATGAATTGGACTGCAAGCGTCATGGTGCGGGGCTCCAAAAAGCGCGACTTCTATTGGATGGAGGGTGGGTGGGTGGGGCACCAAACTGTGGCGAGGGGATTTATCCCCGCTGGGGCGCGAAGCGCCCCCA encodes:
- a CDS encoding ABC transporter ATP-binding protein, which codes for MTLAVQFIQVSRQFGDVKAVDRVCIDIQDGEFFSMLGPSGSGKTTCLRLIAGFEQPSAGSIRIHGEEATGLAPYQRDVNTVFQDYALFPHMNVRDNVAYGLKVKGVAKSERIQRADEALEMVALGGYGERKPVQLSGGQRQRVALARALVNRPRVLLLDEPLGALDLKLREQMQGELKKLQRQLGITFIFVTHDQTEALSMSDRVAVFNKGRIEQVDTPRNLYMKPATTFVAEFVGTSNVIRGELARELSGHPQPFSIRPEHVRFAEGPLASGEIEVHGLLHDIQYQGSATRYELKLANGQTLNLSQANTQWLDDTAQHQTGQHLSVRWAREAMVALHDTVSGEV